GATCCTGGGGGACATGTACGAGCTGGGGGAGTGGGCCGAAGAGGGCCACCGGCAGACGGGCGCGGTGGCGGCGCGCACCGTCGACGTGCTCCTGGCGGTGGGACGGTGGGCGCCCCAGCTGGTGGAGGGATGGCGGCGGGCCGGGGGGGACCGCGGCGCGGCGGCGGCGTACGCCGACAAGGCCGCCCTGGTGGCCGCCCTGGAGGGGTGGCTGCGACCCGGCGATGCCATCCTGATCAAGGGCTCGCGGGGCATGGCGATGGAACAGGTCGTCGAGGCCCTGCTGGCGCGGGCGGACGCGGCCGGTTCGTCCCCGGCCGAACGGTGAACGGCCCCCCAGAGGTGCGCGGGACCGGGGCGCGGACGGCCCGTGCCGGATCCCGCCGGGGCGGCCGGTCCCGGGGGTCGGGGGCCGCTGCGTTGCGGTCGTGGGGGATGGACGGTCCCGGGCGGCGTCCCGACGAGAAGGGTGAACGGGAAAGCTTGGCGCGGAAAGGAACGGGCGCTGCATGACCATCGACCTCTGGCCCGTCCCGGCGCTGGCCCGCCTGGGACTGGCGGCGGTGCTGGCGGCGGGACTCAGCCTGGTCCTGGGGCCCGTGATCATCCCCTGGCTCAGCCGACTGCGGTTCGGCCAGACCGTGCGCGAGCAGGGCCCGGCCCGGCACCGGGTCAAGCAGGGCACCCCGACCATGGGCGGGGTGATCTTCCTGCTGCCGACCCTGTTGGTGACCGCCTGGCTGGCTCCGCCGACACCGGCGACGGCGCTGGTGCTGGGCGTGACCGTCGCCTTCGGCGTCGTCGGCGGGGTGGACGACTACCTCAAGGTCGCCCTGCGTCGCTCCCTGGGCTTGCGGGCGCGGGCCAAGCTGGCCTGGCAGACCGTGGCGGCCGCCCTGCTGGTGTACCTGGCCCAGGCGTGGCTGGGCCGGGGCACCGCCGTCTGGATCCCCTTCGGGGGCGGGTGGTGGGACCTGGGGGTGTGGTACTACCCCCTGGCGGTGCTGGCGGTGGTGGCCAGCGCCAACGCCGTCAACATGACCGACGGCCTCGACGGCCTGGCGGCGGGTTCCACCTTGATCGCCCTCTCCGTCTTCTTCTACGCGGCCGCCCGCTCCGGCCGGTATGACCTGGCGATCTTCATCGTATCCTTGGGCGCGGCCCTGGCCGGGTTCCTCTGGTTCAACCTGCACCCGGCGCGGGTGTTCATGGGCGATACCGGGTCCCTGGCCCTGGGCGCCGCCCTGGGCGGCCTGGCCGTCCTGACCGGGACCGAGCTGGTCCTGCCGGTGGCGGGGATGCTGTTCGTGCTGGAGACGCTGTCGGTGATCGTCCAGGTGTTGAGCTTCCGGCTGACCGGGCGGCGGGTGTTGCGCATGAGCCCGCTCCACCATCACTTCGAGCTGGGCGGCTGGAGCGAGGCCCAGGTGGTCTACCGGTTCTGGGCGGCCGGCCTGGGTTTCGCCCTGGCGGGTTTGCTGGCCCTGGGAGGGTTTCCGGGATGACCACGGCCGGCGTGCCGGGTCCCCATCGCCGGCGGGGCCCGTGGCGGCCCGCGCCCCCGCACGGGGCGGGCGCCGCGGCGCCGGACGCGCCGCGCCCCTTCGGCCGGTCCCGGGAGATGGATCGCACGATCTTCGCCGTGACCGTGATCCTGCTGGCGTTGGGGATCGCCATGGTCTTCAGCGCCAGCTTCGCCAAGGCGATGGACGACGCCGGCGATCCCTTCTACTTCCTGAAGCGGCAGCTGCTCTGGGCCCTGGTGGGCGTGCCGGTGATGTGGCTCTTCTCCCACATCGAGTACCCCCATTGGCGCCAGATGGCGCGACCGGCGCTCTACTCCACGCTGGTGCTGCTGGTGGCGGTGCTGCTGATCGGCGCCGCGCGGGGGGGCGCCGAGCGCTGGATCGACTTCGGCTTCTTCAGCTTCCAGCCGTCGGAGTGGGCCAAGTTCGCGCTGTGCATCTTCTTCGCCGATCACTTCACCCGCGTCGGGCCCCAGGTGCGGGACTTCCGCCGTGGTCTGGGACCGTGGCTGCTGGTGGTGGCCACGGTCTCCGGCCTGATCATGCTCCAGCCCGACCTGGGCACCACGGTGGCCATCGGCGGCATGGCGGTGCTGATGGCCTTCCTGGCCGGGGCGCGCATCCAGCACCTCCTGGCCCTGGGGGCCCTGGCGGTGCCGGCGCTGATCGTCGCCATCACGCAGTCCGAGTACCGCTGGAGGCGCATCACCGCCTTCCTCGACCCGTGGGCCGACCCCCAGGGCACGGGGTACCACCTGATCCAGGGGCTGCTGGCCCTGGGCTCGGGCGGGTGGTTCGGCCTGGGCTTCGGCCTCAGCCGCCAGAAGATCTGGTACCTGCCGGAGCAGCACACGGACTTCATCTTCGCCGTGCTGGGGGAGGAACTCGGCCTGCTGGGGACGCTGACCGTCCTGGCGCTCTACGCGGTGCTGATCTGGCGCGGCTTCCGCACGGCGGCCACGGCACCGGACACCTTCGGGGCGTTGCTGGCGGCGGGGATCACGTCGATCATCGCCATCCAGGTGGTGGTCAACGTCGGGGTGGTGACGGCGACGCTGCCCATCACCGGCATCACCCTGCCCCTCTTGAGCTACGGCGGCTCGTCGCTGGTGGTGACACTGGCGGCCATCGGGATCCTGATCAACGTGTCCCGGCACTGCCCCCAGTAGGCAAACGGGGCCGGGGCGGTCGTCGACGGGGGGAGGCAGGCGTGCGCGTCCTCTTGACCGGGGGAGGAACCGGCGGTCACATCTACCCGGCCCTGGCCATCGCCGCCGAGCTCAGACGTCGGGTGCCGGGGTGCGAACTGCTCTACGTGGGGACCCGGGAGGGCCTGGAGAGCCGCATCGTGCCGCGGGCCGGGCTGTCCTTCGCCACCGTCAGCGCCCGGGGGCTGATGCGCAAGGCGCCGCGGGAGATGCTGGCCGGCCTCGTCGCCCTGATGCGCGGCCTGTGGCAGGCGGATCGCATCCTGGCCCGCTTCCGGCCCCACGTGGTGGTGGGGACCGGCGGCTACGTGGCCGCGCCGGTGGCCCTGGCGGCGGTGCGCCGCGGCATCCCCCT
The sequence above is drawn from the Thermaerobacter sp. FW80 genome and encodes:
- the mraY gene encoding phospho-N-acetylmuramoyl-pentapeptide-transferase is translated as MTIDLWPVPALARLGLAAVLAAGLSLVLGPVIIPWLSRLRFGQTVREQGPARHRVKQGTPTMGGVIFLLPTLLVTAWLAPPTPATALVLGVTVAFGVVGGVDDYLKVALRRSLGLRARAKLAWQTVAAALLVYLAQAWLGRGTAVWIPFGGGWWDLGVWYYPLAVLAVVASANAVNMTDGLDGLAAGSTLIALSVFFYAAARSGRYDLAIFIVSLGAALAGFLWFNLHPARVFMGDTGSLALGAALGGLAVLTGTELVLPVAGMLFVLETLSVIVQVLSFRLTGRRVLRMSPLHHHFELGGWSEAQVVYRFWAAGLGFALAGLLALGGFPG
- the ftsW gene encoding putative lipid II flippase FtsW, translated to MTTAGVPGPHRRRGPWRPAPPHGAGAAAPDAPRPFGRSREMDRTIFAVTVILLALGIAMVFSASFAKAMDDAGDPFYFLKRQLLWALVGVPVMWLFSHIEYPHWRQMARPALYSTLVLLVAVLLIGAARGGAERWIDFGFFSFQPSEWAKFALCIFFADHFTRVGPQVRDFRRGLGPWLLVVATVSGLIMLQPDLGTTVAIGGMAVLMAFLAGARIQHLLALGALAVPALIVAITQSEYRWRRITAFLDPWADPQGTGYHLIQGLLALGSGGWFGLGFGLSRQKIWYLPEQHTDFIFAVLGEELGLLGTLTVLALYAVLIWRGFRTAATAPDTFGALLAAGITSIIAIQVVVNVGVVTATLPITGITLPLLSYGGSSLVVTLAAIGILINVSRHCPQ